Proteins encoded by one window of Amaranthus tricolor cultivar Red isolate AtriRed21 chromosome 4, ASM2621246v1, whole genome shotgun sequence:
- the LOC130809890 gene encoding uncharacterized protein LOC130809890 — MSLACLVCHGVESPSHSFRSYSVSSSDNDGRCSAMANCLIKKLSVPPPRGNAVMSSSKVTPQPDVPNHNVDISGTPRLIRSRAVRRDQVRDWNFDEIELELEH; from the coding sequence ATGAGCCTCGCCTGCCTTGTGTGCCATGGTGTAGAAAGCCCGTCACATTCATTCAGAAGTTACTCTGTGTCTAGCTCAGACAATGATGGGAGGTGTTCAGCAATGGCCAACTGTTTGATCAAGAAGCTTTCTGTTCCTCCACCCAGGGGGAACGCAGTCATGTCATCATCTAAAGTGACTCCACAGCCAGATGTGCCGAACCACAATGTAGATATTTCTGGTACTCCACGACTAATCAGAAGCCGTGCTGTGAGAAGGGATCAAGTTAGAGACTGGAACTTTGATGAGATTGAGCTAGAACTAGAACATTAG
- the LOC130809891 gene encoding probable arabinosyltransferase ARAD1, with amino-acid sequence MALKNTLTSSSSSLTCSISNFFLSFSLLCTLSFSLFLLFNQPISNTYNPSSTSQLSFPNHHNLLKVYIFNLPTSFNYGLLEKYWSLPPDSRIPNDPDHEPGSKFSGNLTYPPYPENPVIKQYSAEYWILGDLLTSENLRSGSFATRVFDESEADVIFVPFFATLSAEMQLSLDRNVFRKKTGNEDYQRQRQVVDLVKNSDSWKKSGGRNHVFVLTDPVAMWHVRDEIAPAILLVVDFGGWYRLDTKSSNANSSERIQHTQVSLLKDVIVPYTHLLPALHLSENQPRHTLLFYKGAKHRHRGGAVREKLWDILLNEPGVIMEEGFPNATGREQSIKGMRTSDFCLHPAGDTPTSCRLFDAIQSLCIPVIVSDHIELPFEGMIDYSDFSIFVSVNDALQPKWLVSHLQGISMKQRENFRTNMARVQPMFVYDSGHPDGIGPIPPDGAVNQIWKKIHQKLPMIKEAIVRDRRKPPGVSIPLRCHCT; translated from the exons atggCGTTAAAGAACACTCtaacatcatcttcatcatctttaaCTTGTTCAAtttccaatttttttctttctttttctcttctatgcaccctttctttttctctcttcctCCTTTTCAATCAACCCATCTCCAATACATACAATCCCTCTTCCACTTCCCAACTTTCCTTCCCAAATCACCACAATTTACTTAAAGTTTACATTTTTAACCTACCCACTTCTTTTAATTATGGTCTTTTAGAAAAATACTGGTCTTTACCCCCTGATTCTAGGATCCCAAATGATCCAGATCATGAACCCGGGTCAAAATTTTCTGGAAATCTCACGTACCCACCCTACCCAGAAAATCCCGTGATCAAACAGTATAGTGCTGAATATTGGATTTTGGGTGATCTTCTAACTTCTGAGAATTTGAGAAGTGGGTCATTTGCTACAAGGGTTTTTGATGAGAGTGAAGCTGATGTGATTTTTGTACCGTTTTTTGCTACTTTGAGTGCTGAAATGCAGCTTAGTTTGGATAGAAATGTGTTTAGGAAGAAAACTGGGAATGAAGATTATCAGAGACAAAGACAAGTTGTTGATCTTGTTAAGAATTCTGATAGTTGGAAGAAATCTGGTGGTCGTAATCATGTTTTTGTTTTAACAG ACCCTGTTGCCATGTGGCATGTTAGAGACGAGATAGCTCCGGCAATACTTCTTGTTGTAGACTTTGGTGGTTGGTATCGGCTTGACACAAAATCATCGAATGCCAATTCGTCAGAGAGAATTCAACATACACAAGTTTCTTTGCTTAAGGATGTGATTGTTCCGTACACCCATCTGCTCCCTGCATTGCACTTATCCGAAAACCAGCCTCGCCACACTCTTCTTTTCTACAAAGGAGCTAAACATCGGCATAGG GGAGGTGCGGTTCGAGAGAAGTTATGGGACATTCTGCTAAATGAACCTGGTGTCATTATGGAGGAAGGATTCCCCAATGCCACTGGTAGGGAGCAATCAATCAAGGGAATGAGGACCTCTGATTTCTGTTTGCATCCTGCTGGAGATACACCAACATCGTGTCGCCTTTTTGATGCGATTCAAAGTCTCTGTATTCCTGTTATTGTTAGTGACCACATTGAGCTACCCTTTGAAGGCATGATTGACTATTCGGACTTCTCCATTTTTGTGTCAGTTAATGATGCTCTGCAACCAAAATGGCTTGTATCTCATCTTCAAGGCATCTCTATGAAGCAGAGAGAAAATTTTCGTACAAATATGGCTCGAGTTCAGCCCATGTTTGTGTATGATAGTGGCCATCCTGATGGTATCGGTCCAATTCCACCAGATGGTGCAGTGAATCAAATCTGGAAGAAAATTCACCAAAAGCTGCCCATGATTAAAGAAGCTATAGTTCGAGATAGAAGGAAGCCACCAGGTGTATCGATTCCTCTTCGCTGCCATTGTACCTGA